In Rhododendron vialii isolate Sample 1 chromosome 9a, ASM3025357v1, the following are encoded in one genomic region:
- the LOC131301347 gene encoding GDSL esterase/lipase At2g03980-like — MAVSKQQQLALLVLIYVFLTDASANAQYNIKLAPALYIFGDSTVDGGNRLPPNGAYGMDLNSNVRPRWSNGLNIADFLANFLGLPLVPPYSNMSIAGGSTTGVNYGSAGCGILPQTGQLIRENGNCWSFDRQIVYFNRTVFDNLTTLFNNEDLIKHLRDSVFLISFGIKDYEFNYLRPTYNGSLAKLEPEVFAKYVLNELSFRLTILHGLGGGKFLVNNIWPMGCTHGDSCCNEKINQLVIPYNKKRVEEDEEEKEMFQV; from the exons ATGGCTGTATCCAAACAGCAACAGCTTGCTCTTCTAGTCTTGATCTACGTTTTCCTCACTGATGCTTCCGCAAATGCTCAGTACAACATCAAGCTTGCACCGGCCTTGTACATATTCGGGGACTCCACGGTTGACGGTGGAAATCGGCTCCCTCCCAACGGTGCATATGGCATGGATCTGAACTCGAATGTTCGCCCTCGCTGGAGCAATGGCCTCAACATTGCTGATTTTCTCG cAAATTTTTTGGGGTTGCCCCTTGTTCCCCCCTACTCTAACATGTCCATTGCGGGGGGTTCTACCACGGGAGTCAACTATGGCTCAGCCGGCTGCGGAATCCTTCCGCAAACCGGCCAGCTCATTCGCGAGAATGGG AACTGTTGGAGCTTTGACCGGCAAATCGTGTATTTCAACCGAACCGTGTTTGATAACTTGACAACGTTGTTTAACAACGAAGATTTGATTAAACACTTAAGGGATTCCGTTTTCTTGATCTCCTTCGGCATAAAGGACTACGAGTTCAATTACTTGAGGCCAACGTACAATGGATCACTTGCAAAGCTGGAGCCGGAAGTGTTTGCCAAGTATGTCTTGAATGAGTTGTCGTTCCGTTTGACG ATTTTGCACGGGTTGGGAGGTGGAAAATTCTTGGTGAACAACATTTGGCCCATGGGTTGCACCCACGGGGACAGCTGCTGCAACGAAAAGATCAACCAGCTGGTCATTCcctacaacaaaaaaagagtagaagaagacgaagaagaaaaagaaatgtttCAAGTTTAA